Genomic DNA from Channa argus isolate prfri chromosome 2, Channa argus male v1.0, whole genome shotgun sequence:
gtggacaaggagacttggtggtggaacgaggaagttcaggagtgtatacagagaaggAAGTTaactaagaagaagtgggacactgagaggactgaagagagtagacaggagtacaggaagatgcagcgtaaggtgaaagtagaggtggcaaaggccaaacaaagagcatatgaggacttgtatgttaggttggacactaaggagggagaggtggatttgtacaggttggccagacaaagagatagagatgggaaagatgtgcagcaggttagtgtgattaaagataaggatggaaatgtattgacaggtgccaggagtgtgatgggaagatggaaggagaactttgaagagttgatgaatgaggaaaattaaaggaaacaaagagtagaagaggtgactggtgtggagcaggaagtagcaaagattagtaagagtgtaGTGAGGaagacattgaagaggatgaagagtggaaaggcagttggtcctgatgacaaacccgTGGAGGTAttgaagtgtctaggagaggttgcagtagagtttctgagaggacgcccgaggactggaggagaagtgtactggtgccaatttttaagaacaagggagatgtgcagagctgtggcaactacagaggaataaagctgatgagccatagaatgaagttgtgggaaagagtagtggaagctgggCTGAGTAGACCTTTGTGGATTTAGATAAAGTttatgacagggtgccaagagaggagctgtggtattgtatgaggaagtctgtaGTGGCAGAGAactatgttagagtggtgcaggacatgtatcaaagatgtaagaccgtggtgaggtgctgtaggtgtgacagaggagttcaaggtggaggtgggtctgcatcaaggatcagctctgagccccttcttgtttgctctggtgatggacaggctgacagatgaggttagacaggaatctccatggactatgatgtttgcagatgacattgtgatttgtagtgagagcagggagcaggtggaggaaaatctagggAGGTGGaagtctgctctggaaaacagaggaatgaagcttagatgcagcaagacagaatacatgtgtgtcaatgagagggacccaggtggaacagtgaggttacagggagcagaggtgaagaaggtgcaggactttaagtacttagggtcaatggttcagagcaacggtgagtgtggaaaagaggtgaagaggcgagtgcaggcaggttggaacgggtggagaaaagtgtcaggtgtgttgtgtgatagagtatcagcgagaatgaaaggaaaggtgttaaagacggtggtgagaccagagatgttgttcggcttagagacagtggcactgaagaaaagacaggaggcagagctggaggtagcagagcttaagatgttgaggttctctttgggagtgacgaggatggacaggatcaggaatgaggacattagagggacagctcatattagatgttttggagatagagtcagagaggccagattgaggtggtttggacatgttcagaggagaaactgtgaatatatcggtagaaggatgctgaggttggagctgccaggcaggaggtctagaggaagaccaaagaggagatttatggatgtagtgagagaggacataaagttagttggtgtgagagtagaggatgcagaggacagggtgaCAAAAATTAaggcataaagaaaaaaaaatgtgggcaATATTACATGTAAGTACCCCCCTATGATTCACTAGCTTGCTTTTTTGGACATTCACTTATGCACAGCATAGACATTCTAATTGTGCTGTCATGGACTTGATGTGCAGTAACAGTTGCTTCTCTAAGACCATTGCTCATCTTTCCTTTTTggcattgtgttaacacacacctgaatACTCCAGACCAGCAAACTACCCAAACCTCTGCTTTTATAGACATCTGCAGACCTCTtcataatcagttaatcaagggCTGATTAGCAGTGCCTGACTGCAGCTTAACCTCATAAATCATATGAAATCATAGGAACTTAGTATTGTCCACATGTTATGCTTCTCTTTTTGGCTTTattgttgttaaataaaaagtgccATGGTGAAGAAAGTCATATATTGTTATTCATCTGAGGTGGTATTTTCTAACACTGAGACCCACTATTGTCAAATTTCTATTATAATCAGCTctcattgtgtttttacacactgGATTGAAAGAGGGGTATAGAGGCGaacttactcgaatctgacgaatctgacgctccagcaaatacttTACTCCAGAAATCATTgtacgaacattgaacatttattgtacttgcttctcaacttagccgatgacgggtcagttgtacatacaagtttaagtgcAGTAATCTCACTAGCACGTTCGCAAACAGCTTCATCGAACAAGTTTCTCATAGTAAggctgaactcactgaactAGCAGAAACTCTGCCCGtttgcctccacagctacacactgaacctttttcttctaccttgtttcCGTCCACACATCCTTGTaatcagttcctctgctccagctaccgtgtcacATCAGCACCCCTCAGTAGCTGAGCCTAACTGcactctcttgtaacaaaatcaTTGCTATCCTTTGTTTCCTTGACGACTGGTCAACAAACAACGAAACAATCAAAGCtctatgatgtcactaatgacatcatcagtaaacagaaacataacacaacacacaatacaatacagttcACAATAGacaatacatactacataaaacaaaactgttcttATAACCTATGCTAATattcttattttcttatttatgcCTTGTTGCATTTgatcttgcttttttttttacatgacttttttttctcctggtgCACACAGATGGGGTCATGCATGCACATGTATTCTCATGTTACAAattgaataaattaattaaagcagAGAGGATTGAAATAGCAGCATATTACGTATAGTCGGATTACTATTCACAAAGCTGACAGATGACAGCACTGGTCGAAAGATAAATAACATCTGATGTTCATGTGTGTACTACTATAAGGCTTTAGATTTACCTTTCTGGTCAATGCAGATATACAAATGTGAACCAGAGAAACAGCCTTTTGTTGTGTGACTCCTCTGCTGCTCAAGGACAAATCTTCAGCTGTCCCAAACAAAGCGCAATATGAATCATCCCCACATTCACATTATCCGGCTCATCTTTCCACACTGGCTCTGTGTCATCATTCATCAGTGTATTTGAACTGTGTCACACATCCAGCTGCTATGTATAGAGTCTGTTGTCAGAGCTGTGAAAACAAATAGTGAATCCCCAGTCGGTTACTATGTGCTCCAGAGGAAGGTGGTCATTTTTCCCATGGCAGTGCTGTATTTGGATCTAGATCAAACCTTTATCAAAATTTTCTTGCTGTGAGTGCGCAGCTCAACTTGGAGATGTGATTAAGTTCTGCAGGATGGAGTCCAGCAGCTGTAGGCCACCACACACCCTCAGGGTCAGTATTAATGACAACTCTTTCTTTGTGGATAAATGTACTTTGTCTGAAAACTGCGAGTACTTCAGAGCTTTATTTCAGTCTGGAATGAAAGAGTGCAGAGAGGGGGAGATCCAGCTGCATTCTGTAGGGGCTCAGGGGTTCGTAGTCTTGCTGCAGGTCCTGGAGGGGGAGCGACCAATGCTCAACAGTGACCAGATTGTGGAAGCAATCGAATGTGCGGCTTTTCTCCAGGTGCCAGCTCTCACAAAGCACTTGATGAATATCATCAATTCTGAAAACTGTTTACTCATGTTCCACACCGCTGCCACCTATGGAGTGTGGGAACTGTCACACAGGTCTGGCTTATTCATCAGAGACATGTACAGTGACCTGAGGGAGGACGTTCACACCTTACCCAACAAGCTGGTTGAATATATTGAGTCTCTTCTCCCAAGCAGCTACATGGCTGTGTGCAGTCACTCGCCATCCACTGAGCTGCTGGAGGATGTCCAGAGGACCGTCTGCTACCTGGATGAAGAGTACAGAGAATGGAGGGTCCTCACTCAACTACCTGGGAGTACCAGCACCACCATGGCAGGCGTGGCTGTCCTCGACAACAGACTTTACATTATTGGAGGTGTACATGATGTGAGTAAGAAGGTAGTAGAGACTGGTTTCTGTTACGACCCTGCAGCAAACAAATGGTCCACCATCTGTGGCCCCCAGCAGCTTCGGTACAACCACACTCTGACAGGACATGAGGGCTGCCTGTATGCTGTTGGAGGGGAGTATAACATGAAGACATTGTCAACTGTGGAGAGATACAGGGTGTCTGATGGGAGCTGGAGTTTTGTGTCCCCCCTCCCATTCCCTGCAGCCTCAGTGGCTTCAGCTGTAGCTGTTAACAGAATGTTCATCTGTCTCTGGAAAGGGAAAGGTGCCACAGATTTCTACGAGTACCTGTTTGAACAGGACAAGTGGCTTCTGGTCACGACACTCATCCGCCAACACAGTTATGGTATTTACATGGTTGCCCACAGGGACAATCTATATGTCCTGCGAAATGGACCCTGTCATGACTTCTTACTGTGTGTGATTGACTGCTACAACCTGACCTCAGGTCAGTGGACAGCCATGTCTGGTCACTATGGCAACAGTAAAGGTTCTCTGTTGACCGCTGTGGTCAGAGGAGACTCTGTGTTCACCCTAAGCAGACACGTGACCAGAGAGTACACTGTGGATGATAACAGGTGGAGAGTGAAACAGGAGATGGAAGGTTTCGGCAGGATTGGATCCATTTATACATTTCTGATGAGGTTGCCTAAAGCCACTGTATCACTCATGGGAAATTGTCGGGATCTGCCTCAGGGCCAGAATCTCAGGGACCTCAGGCACTATCCCAAATTATCCCCACAATGTTCTCATAAACTGTAAGAAATATCCCAACGGGCTTCAGCCtggcttgttttccaactatccctgccctacccactgctgCTCCTTAGACTGACTGAATACActtgatccaggtaatcaggaCTAGGtagtgcagggatagttggaaaataAGCAGGACTACAACCCTCAAGGAGCATGTGTTGCCCATtcttaaaagcttttaaaagatttaaaatatcaGACAGtaatgctttagattacagccccCAGTTTATCCTTTAAGTGTGCTCCATTCATTATATGCATGCTACACAACGATGTTGAGTTTGGGAGGGGTACAGTTAGATGCTGCACGCATTTTTAAATTCAGGTCACTTTAGAAGTGGTCCACAGGAAAAGGAGCTTAACttcaaaagtaaatgttaattGTGGGTGGTGTGATTGCGTGTGTTCGGCTCTCAACAGCCACAACCTCTCAACAAAGGTTCCAACTGGTGGATATTTTGTGGCCCAACCTATACCAAGATggtgaaaaatagaaaatatggtGGACGGAGAACCCAACAAATGAAATGgtacatatatataaattttaaaaaaaaacacacctacgggcaatttagaccTAACATGCGTGTCgttgaactgtgggaggaaactggaaacTGTACCCCGAGGAAACTCACAATGGAAATCACCATGCTGCCCACAACCTAGAAATTTTTTTTACTCCAACAGGCAACATTGTTTTAGAATATACCACTACATAGGTTTTTATTTACTCTTattcacaaaatattatttttatgttcctAGGTTGTTAGCCACTTACCTCCCTGCAATTAAGTGTTGGTACATTTTCTGCAGGTACACAAAAAGGTACACGTAGACTGAAAGTTGcaggctgtaatttaaagattTACTGATATGTTTGTTATTACTAATAATAtggttttgtcattattttggaAATGGTTCAAAAAAAGTCCAAAGAGGCAGGAAACATGAGACAGAACTTAAATAAACCTCTAGGCTGCACAAATCTATTTGGAAATGGAGAAGCTAAAAAGGGCTGACTTTCTGCTTCAATACTTATTTTCTGTCCTTATGCTGGTGATGGTCACATGAATGTTTCCAATTTGCTGAGGGATCACTGCTGGTATTTAACTGCTTCACCTTTAATTTTACTTCCAGCAATAGCTTTATGTCACATTAAACTATTTGGTTGTTTTATGACTGATCATCTGACCCCTCAGACATTTTTGCAGGAAAATCTGTGTCTGTTTATTGGTGACTCATACATACAATGGACAGCCAAGTTGTGATAAACCACAGTGACCATGCTGCTGCTGAACTGAATCAACTGGGAGCTTTTTCGTTGATGTTTCTCAAAGCTTTCTGTTTCCACAGCCCACTTTACAACATTGTTCCCAAGATGGATACATTCTCAGGGCTTGATTCAGGCCAAAACACTGAGAAGAAAAACCGAATCAAAATCGAAACCTGTAAAGAAGATTTACTTTaaactgcataaaaacacattcctggtgtcattttagctttaataaattaaatacattttaagctACTCACGTCATTTCAGAATACAGGCCTTAGAGTTTCAGTGTAAATATAGTTAACAAGTCAATGGtaataaacacaagaaaatgtCAAGTAGTGCATCATTAACAACAGACTGAATTTCTCCTTTGTGAAGGCCACATTGTCAGTGACAATAATGAATTTCAGATTTTAGTCCagaacatttcacatttacagtgcTCTTaagtcaaagtgtgtgtgtgtgtctgtgtgtgtgtgagtgtgtgttgatCTGCTGTCCATCATGCCACACGCATCATCAGCTCCTCCAGGGCCCGTTCTCTGTGGTTCTCGTGGATCAGCAGAACCTCTTTGATGGCGTTCTGCTGGAAGCCCATCTCATTAAACTGACTCAGCAGGTGAAGGAACTCCTCCGCCTCAAGAAGAAGACGATGAAGATGATTTTATAGCATTTTTACATCAAATGAAATTTATGAGTGTTTTACAGTTtctgagaaaattaaaaaatgatgagATTTTGCTCTCTTTACAACTTACCTTTGCTTCACAGTTTTGAAACATCTCCAGGGCTTCTTCTACTTGAGCCATGTCATAACCCAGCTCACACAGGTGGTCACATGCTGACAGGTAACTCAagatctgcagacacacatgcacacaaaggtcaATTTGTACAGAAGTTATGAACATCTTGTGGACCAAATGAAAGTTTTCTTTCTATGTCACCAATCTCCtgctttgggaaaaaaaacttaacaGTAAAATATGACCCTGTAAAAACACGCTCTACACATGCTCGCTGTTATTAGTATTGTGGTATTATATTGTTAGTTTATTATTACCGATGCATTGGTGTAAATGCAGTATGGAGCTAAGAGGGCTGCATCTATGTCATGTCTGCTTTTATCATCTGctgaatattttgtgtgtgtcagagtgatTGTCTTTTAGCTTATTCTGTAAGTTAGGGGTCACCACATCATATCCTAGGTctgcttgttgatttggcacatttttacgctggatgccctccCTGATGTAAccccccccaatttctacctgcCTGGGACCGGCAATGCTCAACTGGGTATAGGGATGGGTGGTTTGGGTTTCATTGTCTCgcccagggacactttaacATTGGTCTGTGTGAATGGGGCGCGAACCTCAGACGGTGGCGCCcgctttaaaaaacatttaataagtgAAAAGTGTGAGAAGTAACTTTCATGAGTATCAAAATAGACATAATTTCCTGCCAGGTGAGTTCTGATTAGATTTACCCTTTGGTAGTTTAATGTCTAACAAgatatatgtttgtttgttttttacaaaaacttaaaaaaaacaaaagtatctCAGAAATGTAGAAGTAAAGAAGAGAAAAGtacaaaatcacaaatttggTACAAGttcagtacttgagtaaatgtatttccTTACTTTTTACAACTAACCATCTGGTTAATCTCATGCTATCTACAGGAAATACTGTCTCATTGTGGGCTTATTATAAAAGACTGACATCATTTCTGGGCAACTGAGGACCTGAGCTGAGTTTTCTTTCTGATAACAGCACAGTGAAACAGAAAGTGTGCAGTGACCTGCAATATCCTGACCggacagtgaaaaacaaaccttgtagcatttttttttccttttaaaacttttctgGAACAAGTAAATATTAACTGTAACATTAAAGCTATAGAAAACACATCTACTATTGCTCTCATGGACAAACTTATGGGACATGCCCTTTTCCCATGAGCTGCGTGTTGTAAATTGTGTTGTATTCAAAGCAAACGTGTGGAGATGTCATGGGAAAACTCATACACCAGAGCAGACCCTGGAAACTCTGAGCATCTATTTTTACACTGGATTAAAGTGgtttaatatactgtacttttgTTTCATTCCCATCTGGAGTTGGCTCATTGTTACAAATTgacaaaagtggaaaatgttttgtgttgtcagattattaaaaaatggataatgctattattttaatattattaccaTATTTTCGTTTATGTATATTAGTTTGTGCATCtcatatgtatatatttatttggaaaatttgtatttattataacaCTAATTCATACAAAAAGCATTTCAATACTATATATACAAAGGTCAAGGCCTTACAGAATTAACAAAACCCAATAAGTCCTCCTTGAGCACGCATCACCCTTAATTTTCATGAAGTTAAGCTCACAGTTGTTTAAATAGCAGTGCAATAATAACACTggcttcattttgtttattgcagAACACATCATTTCGGCATAGTGCATTTACAACTCTAAATTAATTTGTCTTTCAACTTTCAAGTGCAAAGATTTCTTAGCTTTGTTTAGCTCCAAGTGAAAATCACAGTCAGCTATTTCAATCAATAGGATGAGAATCAGGTATGACTCTGAAAAGTCCTATGTGTCTTCACTATCAATATCTGATTGTGTAGAAGTGTAGCTCATACACCCTCAGGAACAACATTAATACTTGTGGGAttaatcttttactcaagtaaaagtactaatcagattgtgtttattttacttgaCATACAATAGTAAATGTATTCCACCAAGAAAATGATGTACTTTAATCAATATTGATAATGGTCAATATGGTAAAACATGTCCAGTtataaaaaataagggtcactgcagtacaaacacacacaggcgcacgcacacagacgcacactctcacacacacacacacacacacacacacacgcacacacacacacacacacacacacacacacacatccagctgCTATGTCAGTATCAGCCTCCAAGATTATTATTAGACCTACTTCTCGGTCTATATATGTGGCTTTCACTGACCTGATCTGGGGTCTGCCGGCCCGTCTTCTGAAGGGCAATGATGGCAGCATGGAAGGGGTAACCCTGGGCTGTGATGGCCCCCAGGAGCTCTCTCTCCTCCACACTCAGAGCTGACAGGAGCTCTATTGATGAGTCTGAACCAGACGAGTTGATACACTGTAGAATCAGCGagacacatttaatttgatttgaatgTCTCAGATTCCTTGTGTAACACTTACAGCACGTTGCAGCAGAGTAACCCTGAGAGGCAGCTTGGCTGACAAAGACATTTCCAGAGAACTCCCATCTGCTAATCCTGATAAATCTTTAGTAACCTGGCTGGGTTCAGGGAGCAGACTTTACACAGTCTATTTTTAGAGTGCAGATccctgaaaacattttagaaatgtgagctgaaaaaaatctaaataacaaGGATAGATTTCCTCCTCCTGCTAACACAGTGTTGACATTCATGAAAAGAGTTCAAGTACATCTGAGGACTTGAGAACTATTAAACTATCAAGGATGAATATAAAGAGTCAGTGGAACATTCATAGTGAGGTCTTTGTGTTCCTGGCTTATGTGAGAAGATTTATAGCACGGCTCAGGAAAAGTTAATTCCTTTGGTCTGTATTCATAGTCTGAGTGACGGGTATCTATACTTTACACTTTTGAGCATTAGCTCTCCCTCAGCCTCACCATTAATTCTTTTACGAGGCCATGTGACTGACACTATATAGGATTGTGTCATTGAAAAATGGTATTGACTTTTTCTTATCACAGGTTATCATACAGTGCCTTTCAAATATTATCCTGTACTGCAGTTTAggttctttttgtttcattattcaAACAGAATTGATTTGCAGCCTTTTACAAAGCGTATTTTAATtgcttatttttatatttaaaaaggataaaataaCTCAATTACAGTTTACCTTAAGCTTTATGGCAACAACTTTACAGTTTTGGTTCATTTTTATCCCCTTTTTAGCTTTGTATTATTGCTAAGATGTTCACAACAacaactttatatttaaaaatgtattctgttTACAGCTTGCTGCCCCATGTGCCCAAAACAATAAGTAAATGCCGGATATCCAGTATTTGCTTAAATCATTTGATGGCATGATGACAAATGTATCActgataatataatatattggTGATCAGCTATGTTGCGCACACAAAATGCACAGAACTTTTCATATCATAAGACGTTTCCTCAGTGCAGCTCCGTTTTTGTGTATGCTACTGCTCTTTGCTAACGTGTGTTAAAACATCCTGAACCTCAATCATCGTTCTCCAAATGGCTACCTTGAGGAGAAGTGGACTTCTCACAGATATGAACGTGTTAATCTCTTACcatctgtgttgtgttgtggttGCTGATACCAGGGAAACTGTTGACTGTATTAGCTCTGGTTTTGGGGATTTTGGTGTTGGTGGTTCTGCTCTCAGGGCTCCTGGTGTTAGGGGCTCTGTTTGAGGCTGGGCTCTGGTCTTGACTGTCTGAACTGGCATCATGTTGTGTGGACATCTCCAGTCCAGAGAGGGAGCACTGCCGTAGGTTCTTCCTGCGCTGGTGTGGCAGGCTGCTGAGGCAGGTTGGAGGGTTCAGCAGGTTTGGGACAAAGGCCTTCTGTGCTTTCCTCTGACCGTGCTGACATACAGCAGCAGGGCCTTTCTCTAACTCACACATCTGGGCTTTCTGTTTGCTACTCTCTCCTTCATCCTCTGAGTCTGAGATGGTGAACTTGGTGCGCAGGATGGCGGGGTTTAAGCTGTGGGACCGTTGTCGAGGGTTGGGCTCCCAGAAGTCGGAGCTGTGGCGACTGGCCAAGCGACTCTGCTGAGGGCTGCTGAACATCATCCAGTACGAAGGACAAGATGGCTGCAGTccggatgaagaggaggagagctGAGGCTGCTGCTGGCTTGAGAAGCTGCTCTTCAGCCCAGTAAGGACCCAGTTCTCCACACTGAACTCATACTTTCACAAGAAGACAACATGTGATACATGAGATGACGGTAGTGACAGAAGCACTTCTCTTATAGTGCCTTATAAAAGTATTCACCTCACTTGACAGttttaaccttttatttattttcacagctGTGAATAATGACTGATTTAGTTTGTGTATTCTCCATGTAGACATCAGTAAAGTCCAAGCAACTCAGCAAAACATTAATTGAAAAGCAAAATCAGGGAATGGATGGAATAACGTTTTCAAGTTAATAAGTATCTCTAGGAGTACATTAAAATCCATCTCAGCTGGAGTTTGTCAGGAGGTATGTAAAAGATGTGGAAGAAGATTGTGTGGTCTGATTGAAACCAAACCACAAACCtccaccccccaaaaaagaatggaaaaactAGACACTGAGTGGTAGCAATTTGTAACATCTTCAGAGGAGTCAGAAAGGTATTAGTGACCTCTAGTCTCTAGTCTCCTTCGTGTGGGGTCTCTTGGCTCTGGCGTCGGCCTACTCCACATTTTTACAACCTTCCATTTCTTAATTTCTTAATGATGATTTTACTGTACTGCATGAGATACTCAGTGAGttggaaatgttcttgtatcctctgatttctgcttttcaacAAACGTTTCACACAGTTGACTGGAGggttcttttgtcttctttgtcAAAGGATTTCAATTCCCCAGTATCTGGACCTTTTGCAGCTCTTTTTAAATCAGCTGTTGAAACTCTGCAGCTGTGTAACAGTATGTTACAACAGTTGAAAACGAGATCTCGTTGCATGTAAAGCAGAGGTAGGAGACACAAACAGGTGAGGCTGTGCGTTCACAGTGTCAAACATACTGTTCAACATTTAGAAACTACACTCACCTCTGTCTCCTGCAGTATGGTGAGATAATCAGGGATAATCACTTCAGTGTGTTCTTTGACATCGTGTGAGACAGCCTGTGGCATCTTCAGAGGAACACCGTCCATACTGCCCAGTTCACTAAAacgaaacacacacagtttgacttTACATCTTCTTTCCTATACCTACCACTACGCCACAGATTAATTAACTAGAATTTCCTTCATTTATGTAGTAAGTTATGGTATAGTTCAAAATTTTAAGGGAATTTAAGAGAGAACTTAATCAACTTAATCTCTCAGTCATTAATCAGTCAAattttgtattcatattttttttacatcttgtttttttaagcctttCTACACTGGATGTTTTTGTTAATGCTCAACTGATTTCCCTCCATCTACAGTGCAACTGGACCATTAAACCTTTCAAATATAGAACACCTGGACCAAAAACAGTATGGGAATCTGGCAATACGATCTGTATTACAAACAGGGATTGTGATACGTATAATTGATAATGATATGTATAAAACTAAGTTAGGAAATCTGACAAAGTATAAAACACAGCATTCTATGCAGTAAATCTTActaaaaaggtttatttttattcaatcacagcagcaaaaaaatCAGAACACCTGGTTATTAGGCAAttgaacacaacaaaaaaacaaccagtgTCCGTCCCTAAATTTTGCTAAACCATTAATAACAGTGTTTTTGAGAACCAATGCGGTATCTCAAAATATCAACATGgcacttaaatgtttttttgcttgtttgtttttttttttttttttttttac
This window encodes:
- the kbtbd13a gene encoding kelch repeat and BTB domain-containing protein 13 produces the protein MESSSCRPPHTLRVSINDNSFFVDKCTLSENCEYFRALFQSGMKECREGEIQLHSVGAQGFVVLLQVLEGERPMLNSDQIVEAIECAAFLQVPALTKHLMNIINSENCLLMFHTAATYGVWELSHRSGLFIRDMYSDLREDVHTLPNKLVEYIESLLPSSYMAVCSHSPSTELLEDVQRTVCYLDEEYREWRVLTQLPGSTSTTMAGVAVLDNRLYIIGGVHDVSKKVVETGFCYDPAANKWSTICGPQQLRYNHTLTGHEGCLYAVGGEYNMKTLSTVERYRVSDGSWSFVSPLPFPAASVASAVAVNRMFICLWKGKGATDFYEYLFEQDKWLLVTTLIRQHSYGIYMVAHRDNLYVLRNGPCHDFLLCVIDCYNLTSGQWTAMSGHYGNSKGSLLTAVVRGDSVFTLSRHVTREYTVDDNRWRVKQEMEGFGRIGSIYTFLMRLPKATVSLMGNCRDLPQGQNLRDLRHYPKLSPQCSHKL
- the ubap1lb gene encoding ubiquitin-associated protein 1-like encodes the protein MDGVPLKMPQAVSHDVKEHTEVIIPDYLTILQETEYEFSVENWVLTGLKSSFSSQQQPQLSSSSSGLQPSCPSYWMMFSSPQQSRLASRHSSDFWEPNPRQRSHSLNPAILRTKFTISDSEDEGESSKQKAQMCELEKGPAAVCQHGQRKAQKAFVPNLLNPPTCLSSLPHQRRKNLRQCSLSGLEMSTQHDASSDSQDQSPASNRAPNTRSPESRTTNTKIPKTRANTCINSSGSDSSIELLSALSVEERELLGAITAQGYPFHAAIIALQKTGRQTPDQILSYLSACDHLCELGYDMAQVEEALEMFQNCEAKAEEFLHLLSQFNEMGFQQNAIKEVLLIHENHRERALEELMMRVA